The nucleotide sequence taaaaacaggtatAAAAGtgcaccaaagtgctttacaaaaagaCAACAATCAACAAAACAGAATGGGAAACGCTGCttcaaataaaagccaaagaataaaaataagttttaagaaCCAAtttaaaactagaaaaatttgcatttcctgcgaaaatgcactgtgaatgcagtaagctgaatgattgagcaaaagatgcagaagttctttgaagaagagaaaaaatagctgaaaagcattgaagaagttgaagaagttgaaaaagttgaagaatttgaacatgaaagaacaatagctgaatgattagaagaaaaaaaactgagggaatggcaccaaatatctcctaactcattctaaacactgaatcgtttaacaaagcagaagtagaatttgaaacttgaatatactgtagccatatgtgggcctgcatttcaaggagtataaggggtttcaccccccattgaaaagcattggatgtttgacacctcatagcttggagatgctttatgcgacgtaggcCAAAGTTCTTGTGGAGCAaagtttgtacgagcttcctagggctacttccggttagcaacatgctaaccgttagccgctaagatggttgtgtttggtataactgggtgattgtactctgtcagtttggtcccaatcctgtactgggatgtgcctcaaatagggagaaaatatgttgtttataacgttgccatggtaactcaaaatggcgggtgggacaaaaaaatacttcttgGGATCAGCAGACATGTTTTGATATAGcctacacactgtggggattataatataaaactctAAGTCTCCAACACCGGAAATCAATCCCACGATCTGTTGCATTCAAAGCCTGCACTTTGTGTGggagctatactgtagcaccatatgTGGGCATGCATTTCTGGGAACATAAGGGCTTTGGTTCCCCATTGACacacattggatgtttgacacctcatagcttggagatgctttatgcgatgtagcccaaatttcttatGGAGCTTTCTGTCTAGAGGAGGTATAGCCTCTGTAAggcagaagtttgtacgagcttcctagagctacttccggttagcaacatgcaaacagttagccgctaacatggttgtgttcagtatcaccgggtgattgtactctgtcagtttggtccaaatcctgtactgggaagtgcctcaaaaaggggtgccaatacttaatgtcaccaaacgtgaccaaagttcatgggtcagatccgCCTCCTTTAgcactcagcctcaccacatctgggcccagaactcaacatttgaccaaaatggtgtgtagcgccCTTTCCCACAGGTgtgtggtgctgtattggccaattgggtcgtctctgccaggtcctgctggaagcaaaggcccaataatAGGAAAGcctgtgaaatccaaaatgggccAGAAAGTGGCACATGGCTGataatcacttgaaaattttaaaatgttaagaggaagtgagtgtgcgaatttcagattcctacattaatcacagccactgtaGTGGgagtcgaaagttgccattctatcccaatggagcctgtccctctggtcagcagagttccgtcgtcatggaaactcactcacacctgcagcggaCCATtctaccaaagtgcagacactttgctcagaatatgtcccattgggttataatggagaactttgcctcgcaaaacgctccatatctcctgatccgtaaatggtagagacgtaatattttctgcatttatttcttaacggataggggaagaagacttgctatcggtttttgctggaaatattttaataaaggcgtaaaaaattatgatataaaggggatttttaaggaatttcaaaaatcctctaaaaacggtcccgaaaaaaaaatcgctctagctgaaaaagtataagagatatcaaaataattctttcactgtgagtatcagcaggcttttgaggactaagttgctcatttttatgtttgtacaaaaatctgtttaggcacagcgacaatgtaaaaaagtggatcatgtggaaaaatgcagctctaaagcattttcaggattttgcacattcgctactcccgaacaaattgttcctgcggcaaaaccgtaacagtaaCCGTAacaaaaaattccttttttgtgagtaccagaagggttgggacattcatgtgtgaaaatcCCATGCCtatacatcaaacggtttaggagtagcgacgatgcgaaaacgtgtgatgttttggattttcagacgtcatttttcaaaaccgctccataggaaatgaatgggggaggtttcgagtttgtgtcgctctgaggtaatttgcgaaaaatctataaatgctacaccaatgagggttacatttcctgaatccagacaaacattcctacgttttgatgtataatttatgtggataggttgaaaactgagcgagtgagaagaagttgtttggagaagaagaatttgttgaatttctagagtgtgcactctataactgcctccttgacaaccatagcaacgcatgttatttgctgaatttcttgaaaagcccaaattattttaaggaggtactatataaaaatggtaaaagatatgaaaaagctgaaatataccataatagctgaaagatatcactacattttaaaagttgaatggcgtttctagctgaaagtaggctgaagcagtaagctgtcaaaaagcagctgaaatgagcggaatttttgtgaattacattaatttcctatgggagaaaaaaaaagctgaaaattttcagaaaaagctgaatattttaaaaagttgaaaagttaaaagtacaaaaagatatagccatcgattccagaagaagctgaatagtttaaaagttgaatggttgaaaaaaactgtaggaggagaagcgaatcaaactttaaacagtataaatgcgaaagaggatctcaagaactgtgaatgcctactgcttTCACAGTAATGATCCAGGCTGTGGGCAGATTTATTTTGAAGAGGTAAATTGTTCCACAGAGTTGGAGCAACAACAGAGAAAGCCcgatctcctttcctcttaagtCGAGTCCGAGGAACTgtcagtagtagttgtagtactTCTCCACACTGACTGGAATTTTAAAAGGTCTATAAGATAAGTGGGAGCTAATCCATTTAAGACCTCATAGGTTAATAAAAGAGTCTTAAAATCTATTCAATAAAAGACGGGCAACCTATGTAAAGAGGACAGTATAGGCCTTATATGGTCACACTTCCTGGTTACTGTAAAAAGCCGAGCTGCTGCATTCTGGATCAATTGAAGTCGCTGCATCTGTGATTTATCCATGCCTCTATATAATGAATTGCAATAGTCCAACCGGGAtgtaataaaagcatggataaCATACATCACATAAACAGCCTCAGTGCAGCTGAAGAAGTAAACATTTGTCTAATTTCTATTATCCTTGCCTTTACGTTCATGAGGTTAAAACTTGCTCTACACCGTCTTTTTGCAGAGGCCACTAGAAATCTACAAAACAGGCAGAAAGAAGCTCTGCAACTCCTGCAACACCAGGAAAGACCAGCACCACAGCTAAAATCCTGCAGCGGACAAAGTTTGTTGCTTTTCCTCCTCCCTTTTCCTGTAACTGGAAGACGCGTGGAGTCTGGTAGTTGTCCCTGGGATTGTTGGTAAGTCCACCTTCCTTATATGGACATCATCCGTAACCATTTTTAATGTATCCCAGCATCAGGCTTCTCTTTCCCgtcagaaagaaaataaaagctcatTGGCAGAATCAACCAAGGAGCTTAGTTCTCAGCCAATGAACGTCAGTCTATCATGGGCTTTATAAGTACTAACAGATGCCTTCAGAAAGCAGATGTGGAGAGCAGCAGAGTGCAGAATAAGACAGAAAATAGGAGGTATGAGGAAAAGACATGAACACATCACAGTGCTTTATTTTGCCAGAACCTATATGGAGCCACATGTTGAGGTAAGATGACTTTATTTGCTCAGTTAAATGTTTGCGTTTATGTGCAATTAAATGAGAACCTTTTTTTATATCTGCTGAAGAactcagtcatccaggacagGACATGAGAAATCCAGAATtagttaaaaaagaacaactggACTTCAGTTCTTGTTGTTTAAAACACTTCCTTCTTCTTCTAAAGAACTATTTTAATTCAAAGCGAGTGAGGGAGAAGTTCCAAGTTTATAAGCTGTAAGGAAATGCCGTTCTGCATAACTAAATGTAATTTACACATTGGCCTCctttaaaaataagacattatTACTGTTTTTAGCATGGCTCACAGATGTTTTCTATGAGAGATGTTCGGTCACATGTTAGAAGGAGTGAATTGTTCTGAAACTGACGAGGCATCAGACTTAATGCTGGACTGGacctttttgaaagttgaaatctGAGGCCTCCTCCACTGTTTAGAAACATTTCCATTCTTTTTTTGAGGTTAATGAGTTTATTCAGCCTCTCTTCAACCATCTATCTTCTCTGTCCAACATAGGAACTtgaggtgtaggtggacagctgAGTGTGAGCcggctctcctgtgttgagccatgcgtttGTGGAGAGgctgtttagtttctccaatataGAGGTCTGGATATTCCTCTCTGTACTAACTTGCATAAACGTGTTTGTGTTTGGGATCTTCATCTATAGGAGGAACCAATCTCTGTTAGAGAGTTTAGTTTGGTCTCAAATGCAGCGGCATGTTTGGTTCAGAGAAAACCCTTCTGAGTTTTTCAAATATTCCCGCAATGCAATGATGACAAAAGGTTTTGTGTTGGTTATGCTTTTCATCGTTCTGTTCAGTGATATGTTTCAGGAGTAGAAATTGTAAATGCTACAGGTGGAACTTTTAAAAGTTCACTTGGATGAACAGTTTTTGAAAGTATATACAAGAACAGCCTAAaatgaatttatatatatatatatatatatatatatatatatatatatatatatatatatatatatatatatatattattctcAACTTGTTGCATCCTTCTGTCATGTTGCAGATCGTCACAGTGAAGGACTCAAAGCGTAGCGTGAGTCTGTGCAACTCAGTGGAGTCTGAGCCAGAGAGTGAGTACCAGGAGACGGAGGATGTACTCCCTGTCCTGAAACATGAGAGCCAGCTGCTAGATGATTATCACCTCCAGAAGGTAAGTTCCTTAGTGCTGGTTTATACTGACAGGTCCCCAGTAGGATGTCTAAGGATGTCATCTGATCAAAAACTGCTTATCCTGAACAGCTTGCTGCTCACATGCCTCCAAAGGCCCAGTGTTATCCGTGGCAGCTGGTGTACAGCACCGCCATCCATGGAACAAGCCTGAGGACTCTCTACAGAAACATGGCTGGTCTGGACAGCCCTGTGCTGCTGGTCATCAAAGACATGCACAAAAAGGTTTGCATCTTGATTTTATGGTTTGAATCGGCTTCCTAACctcaaaaaggaaagaaaaaacaaaaacactgactCACAAACAGATTTCATGTCATTTTCAGGTTTTTGGGGCTTTTTGTTCGGATCCATTAAGAGTCAGCAAATATTTCTACGGCACTGGCGAGACCTTCTTGTTCAGTTTCAGCCCCGACTTCCAGGTAGGGGTGGATTTCATTTTTAGAGATGTCTTTATCTCTGAAAGTGTTCTAATAAATGTAGTATTAAACATTCAAGTTCACACTTTCAATAGTCAAACTTGAACCTGGcaaaaacagctgagagagaagcATACAAATGTGAACCTAATACTAGCACTATCTGGAGGGAggcataaattattttattacttgGGTGGAAAAGTGTTTTCTACTTCATTGAAAGAAAATAACTTCATGAATTCATAATTAAAGCCTAATATCTTTCAAATCTTTTGTCTGAATGTTCTTTAGCATTACAGGTGGAGCGGGGAGAACTACTTTGTGAGCGGCAACTTAAAATCCCTGCAGGTTGGAGGAGGAAGGTAAGCTGAGTTGTGATTGGGGTCTCCAGTCTAACAGAGAAATGCTCAAAGGGGCTAAATGGCAGATGTTTATTAATGCGCTGCAATATGTTTCAAAGATTCAATGTGTATGTTCTCTCTTTTTAAGGGGGTGCTTTGGTCTCTGGCTGGATGCTGCTTTGTACCACGGTGCGAGCTTCTCCTGC is from Fundulus heteroclitus isolate FHET01 chromosome 3, MU-UCD_Fhet_4.1, whole genome shotgun sequence and encodes:
- the LOC118559866 gene encoding nuclear receptor coactivator 7-like codes for the protein MWRAAECRIRQKIGGMRKRHEHITVLYFARTYMEPHVEIVTVKDSKRSVSLCNSVESEPESEYQETEDVLPVLKHESQLLDDYHLQKLAAHMPPKAQCYPWQLVYSTAIHGTSLRTLYRNMAGLDSPVLLVIKDMHKKVFGAFCSDPLRVSKYFYGTGETFLFSFSPDFQVGVDFIFRDVFISESVLINVVLNIQVHTFNSQT